The Oceanibaculum nanhaiense nucleotide sequence ATTCCGCCTCGCTGTAGCCGGTGATCTTCGTGAAGGCGTGATTCACATAGGTGAGATGGCCGTCCAGGTCGGTCTTGTCGACGAGCAGTTCGTCGCGGTCGAGGCGGACTTCCTTGCCAGAGAGTTTCACTTCATTTCTCCAATAGTTCCGTCATGAATATGGCGGGTCAGCGCGTTGCCATATCCATGCGTGTATTTGGAGAGATAAAGATTAAATTTTATTTAAATGTATTTGGTTAATTTTTATTAATAATAATCAGTTGAGTGGCGTGTCCTGATGCCAGGATATACTGGGTCCGTAATCGCATTTGAAGAATGCGCAAGAAGGCCGTTCCAGTTGTGAATCCGGGGAGGTCCAGCAGGTGGCGACCTCTCTAGGTCCGCTCGGAGCCTTCCGCCTTCAGCGCCCACATCAGGGACAGCACGGCGCCCTTGCAACGCGGCAACAACAGCAGGGTCAGCGCCAGCGTCGCCACGGACCAGCCGATGCCCTGCAGCCAGATATCGGGCTGGTAATTGCGTTCCAGCATCAGCATCGGCGGGATGACGATATGGGCGACGATGAAGACGGTCAGCCAGGGCGGCATGTCGTCAGCGCGGAAATGGCCATAGGCCTCGCCGCAATGGCTGCAGGACGGCGTCACCTTCAGATAGGAATGCAGCAGCCCGCGCGTACCGCATTTCGGGCAGCGCCCTTGCAGGCCGCGCCACAGCACGGTCGGCAGGGAAGGGGGGAGGCGCAGGGATGGCACGGCTGTCATGTCACTTCTGTCCGGAGATAGGGCAAAATCCAACCCGCAATATGGCATCGGATTTCGGCTTTGCCATCCGCGAAACCCCTGCTGCGGCGCTATGCCTCAAGACTCACTCCGCCGCATTCCTGTCGGCCGCCGAGGCAAGCTGCCGTCCGACAAGACGCGCATAGAGCCCGCCTCTGGCCAGCAGTTCCTCGTGACTGCCGGTCTCGACGACGCGGCCCTGGTCCAGCACGACGATGCGGTCGGCACTGCGTACGGTGGACAGCCGGTGGGCGATGACGATGGTGGTGCGGCCCTGTTGCAGCTTGTCCAGCGCCGCGCGTACCGCCTGCTCGTTCACCGCGTCCAGATGCGAGGTCGCCTCGTCGAGCACCAGCACCGGCGCGTCCTTCAGGAAGGCGCGGGCGATGGCGACGCGCTGGCGCTGCCCGCCGGACAGGCTGGTGCCGCGCTCGCCGACCCTGGTTGCCAGCCCATCGGGCAGGCTCTCGACCAGCTCCGACAGTGAGGCATTGCGCACCGCCGCCTCGATATCCGCCGCGCTGGCGTCTGGCCGGGCGAGGCGGATATTGGCTTCCAGCGTGTCGTTGAACAGGTAGGTATCCTGCGCCACCAGCGCGATGCGGGTGCGCAGATCGTCCAGCTTTCCGGCGCGCAGATCGTGCCCGTCCAGCGTGATGCGGCCGGATTCCGGATCCCAGAAACGCATCAGAAGCTGCGCCAGCGTGGTCTTGCCGGCGCCCGACGGGCCGACCAGCGCCACCGTCTCGCCCGGCTTCGCGTGGAAGCTGACGGCGGTCAGCGCCGGGCGGCTGGTGCCGGGATAGCGGAAACCCACAGCGTCCAGCGCCAGATCGGCTCCCTGCACGCCGGCGGCGCGCGGGATATCGATTCCGGGACCATCCTCGACCACCGGCTTTTCCTGCTCGACCGCATGGATGCGCCGCGTCGCGCCCAGCGTGTCGGCAAGCTGCCGGCCGACCTGAGCGATCTCGGAGACCGGCAGGAAGGCGGCCAGCGCCAGCAGGGTCAGCAGCGGCAGATGGCCGGCATCGATGGTGCCGGCGGAGGCCAGATAGGCACCGGTAACGACGATGGCGAGGCCGCCCAGCCCGGTCAGCACTTCCAGCAGGCTGTTCTGCGCCGTCAGTTCGCGGAAGAACGGCATGCGCAGGCGCATATGATGATCGGTCAGCCGGTCAAGCGCATCGCCGCGCGCCTGTTCCTGCCGGTTGGCGACGATCTCGCCCAGCCCCTGCACGGTATCGACGGCATGCGCGGCCAGCTCGCCGGCGGCTTCCCGCGCGCGCGATCCCAGCCGGTCAACGCGCTTGCGCATCAGCCAGGGGCTCAGCCCCACCGCCAGCAGGAAGGGCAGCAGCACCAGCGCCAGCAGCGGGTCCTGCCCGGCCAGCACGGCCAGCACCACGGCGGGCACCAGCACGGCGACGGCGGCGGGGGTGATGGTGTGGGCGAAGAAATATTCGACCATCTCCACATCATGGGTGGCGATGCCCATCAGGTCGCCGGTGCGGCGGCGCACCAGATAGGCGGGCGCCAGCCGGTCCAGCTTGTTGAACAGCGCGATGCGCATCTCCGCCAGCAGCCGGAAGGCGACATCATGGGCCAGCCAGGATTCCGCCCAGTGCAGGATGCCGGCGAGCGGCGCGGTGATGAACAGCCAGGGCAGCAGATACCCGAAGGGCTGGCCGTTCTTCAGCGCCAGCACGATAAGGGCGCTGAACACGCCGACACCGATGAAGGCGGCGACACGGGCGACGCCGAAGATGAAGGTCAGGGTCATCTTGGCCCGCCAGGGGGCGATCAGCCGCATCAGGATGACGACCAGCTGGCCCCAGCCCAGCCCTTCGGCAGCGACGATGCCCTCGGTCGGGCCCAGTGCCTGTCCGGTGGGGAGATCGGCGGC carries:
- a CDS encoding DUF983 domain-containing protein; translation: MTAVPSLRLPPSLPTVLWRGLQGRCPKCGTRGLLHSYLKVTPSCSHCGEAYGHFRADDMPPWLTVFIVAHIVIPPMLMLERNYQPDIWLQGIGWSVATLALTLLLLPRCKGAVLSLMWALKAEGSERT
- the cydC gene encoding thiol reductant ABC exporter subunit CydC, whose product is MHFEMRLWAFTEGVRWRIAGAVAIGLAAVALGIARLALLGWLIARVFQGATLQELLLPAALVGIAMILRGFFEQWRVMVAHETAARVQRQLRRAIYDKIAALGPAYVGQQRSGDMALTMIDSVEQLETYFGKYIPQLLVSALTPFLIFGFVAWLDLQVALVMLSFALLALLAPAAWHKLDTRKARDRQRAYSGFAAELLDSIQGLATLKAFGQSRPRADLLAVKARELFRSTMWVLATNTLSRGITDTAIALGAAAALALGAFRVEAGAMELTALLMILMTGIEMFRPMRDLRTVLHEGMVGMSAAQGVYRIFDAQPPVPDAATRPEGPAPAALEPSITFEDVAFAYPGSRRFTHEGLSFAVKPGERVGIVGPSGVGKSSIVRLLLRFFDPDRGAIRIGGVDLRQIPFADIRSRIAVVHQDAYLFHGTIGENILLGRPDAGEDAMIEAAKAANIHEFVLGLPQGYDTLIGEKGIKLSGGQRQRVAIARAILRDAPILILDEALSAIDAENEAVIQQALDRLMQGRTTLVLAHRLSSIIGCDRILVLDDGKVAEQGDHAALMDKGGVYAALMAEQAKDAERQQDAPLLDAVLLDDSAKAQPAARQAAADLPTGQALGPTEGIVAAEGLGWGQLVVILMRLIAPWRAKMTLTFIFGVARVAAFIGVGVFSALIVLALKNGQPFGYLLPWLFITAPLAGILHWAESWLAHDVAFRLLAEMRIALFNKLDRLAPAYLVRRRTGDLMGIATHDVEMVEYFFAHTITPAAVAVLVPAVVLAVLAGQDPLLALVLLPFLLAVGLSPWLMRKRVDRLGSRAREAAGELAAHAVDTVQGLGEIVANRQEQARGDALDRLTDHHMRLRMPFFRELTAQNSLLEVLTGLGGLAIVVTGAYLASAGTIDAGHLPLLTLLALAAFLPVSEIAQVGRQLADTLGATRRIHAVEQEKPVVEDGPGIDIPRAAGVQGADLALDAVGFRYPGTSRPALTAVSFHAKPGETVALVGPSGAGKTTLAQLLMRFWDPESGRITLDGHDLRAGKLDDLRTRIALVAQDTYLFNDTLEANIRLARPDASAADIEAAVRNASLSELVESLPDGLATRVGERGTSLSGGQRQRVAIARAFLKDAPVLVLDEATSHLDAVNEQAVRAALDKLQQGRTTIVIAHRLSTVRSADRIVVLDQGRVVETGSHEELLARGGLYARLVGRQLASAADRNAAE